ATTTAAAGGGATTTGAAATAGCTATTAAAGAAGCTAATCCGTGGGCGGTGATGAGTGCTTACAATAAAGTAAATAGTACTCATGCCTCTGAAAATAAGGAACTTTTGACAACAGTGTTAAGAGACGATTGGGATTTTAAAGGGTTTGTTATGACTGACTGGTTTGCAGGTACAGATCCTATAGCGCAAATGATTGCTGGAAATGATTTAATCATGCCTGGTGATTCAATTACTCTTACAGAGTTTATGAATGCTCTAAAAAATAGTACTATTGATGAAAAAATATTGGATCGAGATCATATTACAGAGATCATGAATGCTGTAAAAAATGGGACACTTGATGAAAGTATATTGGATCGGAACATAAGGAAAATTCTAAATATACTAGTTAAAACTCCTAGTTTTAAAAGATATCAACATTCAGATAATCCGAATCTGCAAAAAAATGCCGAAATATCACGTCGGGCTGGTAGTGAAGGTATGGTCTTACTAAAAAATATACATAAGACTTTACCGTTAGATGAAAATGCAAAAATAGGTTTATTTGGTAATTCACAAATTGAAACAATTAGAGGTGGGACAGGTAGCGGGTATGTTAATGCACCATATACAATATCGATAGCCGATGGGTTAAAAAATCGGGGATTTACCGTGAATAACGATCTTCTTCAAAGCTATAAAAGTTATATAACAACATTAAGGCATCAGGAAGAATATAAAATTAAACCTAGCGTTTTAGGAAGTGAATTTGGACTAGAGATCCCAACAATCCCTGAAAAACCTCTTAAAGCAAAAGAAATTAAAAAGACCGTAAAAGAAACAGATGTTGGAGTTGTCGTAATCGGGAGAATATCAGGTGAATTTGAAGACAGAAAGAACGAAAAAGGTGATTTTCTTTTAACTGATCGTGAACAAGATATGATTACTAACGTAACTAATGAATATCACGCTTCAGGAAAAAAAGTGATTGTTATCCTTAATATTGGCGGACCTATTGAGGTAGCCAGTTGGCGGGATAAACCCGATGCTATCCTATTAGCATGGCAACCAGGACAAGAAGCAGGTTTTGCCGTTGCTGATGTAATATCTGGTTTAGTAAATCCTTCAGGGAAACTTCCTACCACATTCCCTATGGCATACAACGACGTACCATCAGCTAAGAATTTCCCAGGTACTCCTGAGGAAAACCCAGAGAAAGTGGTCTATGAAGAAGATATATTTATGGGATATCGTTATTTTACAACCTTTGATATTGAGCCAGCCTACGAATTTGGTTATGGATTATCTTACACAACTTTTCATTTTCCTAAAGTAAAAGTTAAAAAATCCAAAGATGAAGTAAAGGTTTCTGTCACAGTTGAAAATAGTGGAGATATTTCTGGTAAAGAAGTGGTACAAGTTTATCTCTCTGCTCCTGATAATAAACTAGAAAAGCCAGCAATAGAATTGAAAGCTTTCGGGAAAACAAAACAATTAAAACCTAAAGAAAAAGACACATTAAAGTTTCAACTTGGTCTTAAAGACCTAGCATCTTTTGATGAAGAAAGATCTGCTTGGGTGGTCGAAAAAGGGCCATATCAAATAAAGGTAGGCGCTTCATCCGAAAATATTTATGAAACGGTTATATTCGAAGTGGAAGAAGATATGTTGGTTGAAAAAGTTAATGACATATTAAAACCAAAAATAGAAATTAACAAACTTTCAAAATGATATATCCTAATACAAAGCAGAAAATATCTGAATGTATCATAAACATGGGTTCCCTTTAAATCACTCGTCACTAAGTGAAAATTAGCATTGTTAGTTAGATACTGCTGAATAACTTTAAAAGTGAGAGTCACAAGGCTTCTGGCCATTTATGTTGAAGTAAGGTGCAAGATTAAGAAAAAACGTAGACTGTTACTAAAGCATTTGGAGGTCGAGAGAATATCATATTTTGTTACCTGACGTTTTTTCTGCCCTTTGTCAGTAAATGAATCCGTGATAAGAGGTGTTGATATGCCATCCACCAATCTCGGGAAAGCGTCTGTTTGAAGTGAAGGTGCACAAGCAATATTGGAATGTTGATACCTTATTTTGAATGATGACATCCAATTCAATTAAAAAACAATTATGTTGAGACCAGTTTGTGATTTAACGTCCATTCTTCTCTTCTACTTCGCTAACGAGCATTTGTAAGAAATTCTGAAGGACGGCTTTGAAGAAACTAAAATGTAAAATCTATTGATTGGGATAATACAAATTAGCATGGGTACTTCAGTTTATGTTACTCCACGTTCGTCTTTTTAGTAACTGAACGATCTCGCGGATGTTCAGCAAGCATCGCATTTCTCATTTGTTTAACAGCAGGATGGTTGGATTTGAAAAATTGATCTTTTGACTCGTAATGTGCAATGAGTGCCCCCTTTTCCAGTACCGCCAGCTTATTTGAAATGTAAAAAGCAGCTTTAATATCATGGGTAATGAACAAATAAGATAAGCCGAAATCATCCTTTAAGTCACGTAACAATTCTAAGATGAGGGTTTGTGTCACCATATCTAAACTACTAACCGATTCGTCTAGTACAATTAACTTTGGTTTAAGCGCGATGGCTCTAGCAATATTTATCCTTTGTAATTGACCGCCACTAAATTGATAAGGGTATTTCTTTAGATCACCTTCGCTTAAACCGACTTTTTCCAACAGCCAAATAACCGTTCTTTTTGTTTCACTTACGGATAGTTTTTCATAATTATCTAATGGTTCACGAATGATATGTTCAGCGGTCATACGAGGATTAAAAGATGAATATGAATCTTGAAACACAACTTGTAAATCACGGCGCAGTTTTCGCTGAGTATGCTTATCTGTCTGATAAATATCATGTCCCTGGAACAAGACCTGTCCTTGCTGAGGACGCTGTATACCGAGAATAACTTTCCCTAATGTGCTTTTACCAGCCCCACTTGCACCAAGTAATCCTAAACATGTCCCTTGTTCAATGGAAAGTGAAATATCATTAAGTACACGATTTGATTGACCTTTCCTTATTAAAAACCTCTTAGGTTGGTAGCTGTGATAGACTTCTTTTACTTCTAATAAGCTCATTGTTCTCATCCCTTATAAAATAAAATCTCATTCACTATACGGTGATAGTCTATCGTTAAACCTGTATGGTAGGCCTTGTTCTTAACAACTTTTTAGTGTATTCATGTTGTGGGTGGTCAAATAAATCAAACACATTTGCCTTTTCTACAATTTTTCCCTGCTTCATCACGGCTACATCATCCGCCATTTCTGCAATTACGCCAAGGTCATGAGAAATAAGTAAAATAGAAGTACCATATTCGGAACGAATTTTATCTAAAAGTCGAAGGACTAATAATTGATTATGAAGGTCAAGAGCAGTTGTAGGTTCATCAGCAATAATAACAGTGGGATGTAAACAAGCAGCCATCGCAATCATGACACGTTGAAGCATCCCCCCACTCAATTGAAAAGGATAGTTCTTTAATATTTTTGCAGGATCGGGCAAGTTGACATCGCGCATCACGTCAATGGCTAGTTCCTTAGCTTCCTTCTTAGTTAATGAATAGTTATGCGCTCTAATCGTTTCAACAAACTGTTGACCAACTGTAAAAACAGGGGTAAAAGCATTCATCGGGTTTTGCGTAATAAAGGCAATGTCCTTACCACGAATCTCCCGCATATTATTCAGACCATTTAATTCTTTCCCTTTTAATGTCATACTCCCTTGTATATCAACATTGTCCCGATCTAGTAATTGTAAAATTGCCATACTTGTAACCGTTTTTCCACTGCCACTTTCCCCAACAAGTCCAAGTATCTTCCCCTGATCAATTTCAAAATGAACGTTTTGAACAAGCGGCACCATACAGTCTTTTGTTTTCACTTGCACCGATAAGTCTTTGACTCGTAAAATACTTTGGTCTTTTTCTTCCATTATAGTCTCAGTCCTTTAATATCGCCGTTTAATCCCAAAACGTTCAGATAGTGATTCACCTAATAAATTAAAGGTAACGACAACTAGCATAATCATTAAACCTGGATAAATCATCAATGAGGGATGTGTCCTAATATAAGACTTTCCTTCGTGAATCATCGCTCCCCATTCTGGTGTAGGGGGTTGCACACCTAATCCTAAAAAAGACATGGAAGATAAATGCATGATTGCCCACCCCATCTCTAATGTTCCCATTACTGCTAGTGGTGGAAGGACATTAGGAATGATATGTTTCGTCATAATCTTCCATTGTGAAGAACCCGTTATTTTAGCAGCGGTGATATAGTTCTGTTCTTTCAAGCTTAGTACAACGCCACGGATTATCCTGGCATAATAGACCCACTGTACAAAAATTAACGCTAATACGACTTGTCTAAGTCCAGCACCCCATATACCAACTAACCCAAGCACAAGCAACAGGCTTGGGAATGCCATTACACCATCAGCAAATCTCATTAACACCTGATCGATCCAACCACCTTTAAAACCCGCAATAAGTCCAATGATCAAACCGATACCTAAAGCAGAGAGAAAAATTAATGTAGCAAAACCGAGTGATACTCTTGCACCATATAGAATACGTGATAATGTACATCTTCCTAAATGGTCTGTTCCTAATGGATAATCTAGAGAAGGTGGCTGAAGTTTATGAACCAGATTAACAGTAGTAGGATCATGGGGTGCAAGCCACGGAGCAAAGATCATGATAAAGAATAGTACGAGCAATATTAATGAACTAAAAACGATTACTTTTTGACTTTTTACTATGGCACGAGCCCTTGCAATCATCGTAGTTGCCTTCCTTTTCTTGAAATACGTGGGTCAATATACATTTGGATAAGATCAACAACTAAATTACTGATAAGGAATAAACCTGCTGATAGTAAGACATAGCATTGAATAACTGGCACATCACGGTTAAAAATAGCCTCAATAAAATACCGCCCAAACCCTGGCCATGAAAAGACTGCTTCTACAATGATAGCACCCGTCATCAATATTCCTAAATTCATCCCTAGCCCTGTAATCATAGGAGAAATAGCCACTCTTAAGAGGTATTTCCCCATTATGACTTTTTCATGTAGTCCTCTCGCACGGGCATAAAGGACATAGGGTTCTTGTAAATTTTCGAGTACGCTTGCTCGTAGTAAGCGCGTATATAAAGCAATTAAAGGTAACGCCAAGGTTAAAGATGGTAAAACGAGGTGCTTCCATGTCCCTATTCCTTCTACCGGAAAAAGGTCCAATCTTACAGAGAAGAAAAAAATTAATAAATAGCCAAACCAGAAAGAAGGTATAGAGGCACCAAAAAAGGAAAGAAATCGACTAAAATGGTCGATTCCACTGTTTTTCTTTAGTCCAGCTAAAAAGCCAATCGGGACACTAACTAGGATCGCAATGATAAGGCTTCCTACAGTTAACTGGATCGTTGCTGGTATGCGAGAAGATACCTCTTCCCATACAGGTTTATTCGTTACATAAGATACGCCAAAGTCAAGCTTGGATATCTGAATAACGGAATTCACATACTGTACAAGAAGAGGTTGGTCTAAACCAAACTCTTGTCTTTTTTGGGCCAATATCTCATCTGTTGGTTGAATATGTGCAGCAGTTAAGTAGGCTTCTGCTGGATCCACTGGTGATAAATGAATCATTCCAAATGTTAATAAAGTAGCGAAAAGAAAGATTGGAATGATTGTCATCATTCGCTTCACAATGTAATTGCCCATAAAAAATCTCCTGTCCCTTACTCTTCAATCGCAATACCTTCAAATGGGTGTGCATCTCGATTGGCTGAGAATGTAAAATTCGACACATTCTTTTGATAGATTGCAACGTTACTAATATATGAAATAGGCACAATAGCACCTTGCTCTTGTAACGAACCTAGAATAGAGGTATATAATTCTTGACGCTCATTTTCATCAGTTGTTTGTTTAACAGCCTCAATTTGTTGCAGTATCTCATCTTTATTAGGGTAGGCTGAAATAGCTTCATTAAATCCAAAACCTTCTGTAGCTACGATGTTTACAAACGTATGAGGATCATATGGCGCACCATAGTTGCTATAGAAATTCATATCAAACTCATTTTCACCGAATCTTTCAACTTGAGTGGCTAGTTCAACGCCGTCAATATTTAATTTCACACCTAATTCCGCCCATTCAGACTGCAAGGCTTCTGCCATTGTCTTTTGAATCGATTCAGCAGAGTTAAACATTAAATCAAATTCAAGTGGTTCACCATCTTTTTCACGAATATTTTTACCTTCTGGCAGCTCCCAGCCGGCTTCATCTAGTAATTGCTTTGCTTTCTCAATATTATAGTCAACCGTGGTTACATCCACATTTGAAGTATAAGGCAAGTTTGGTGATAAAATATAGTCTGCCTTCTCTTCCAATCCAGAAGTCACGCCCTCAACCAATGCTTCTTTATTAATCCCATAATGTAATGCTTCACGTACTCGGCTATCAGAAAGTTGTTCCACATTTGTATTCATAACGAGTTGTCTAGTAGCCACCGGCTCAGAAATACTCGTTTCATATGACCCTGTTGATTCTAATTGTATAAACGAATCGAAACTGATAACCCCTTCACCATAGACGAGGTCTACATCTCCCTTTTCAAAAGCCAAGACCCGTGTTTCAGCGTCAGGAATCACTTTCACTTTGATTTCCTCTACACTTGGAATCTCACCCCAATAGTTTTCATTACGTTTAAACGTAGCAAATTCATCTGCTTTATAGTCATCCAGTACCCACGGCCCAGTCCCAACTGATTCGGCTACACCTTTGGACGTATCTTCATCTTCAGGAAAACCCGCTTCTCCTAGGAATCGAACTGGCCGTACGACAGCTAACTCCTGAATGGTCGGATAGTAGGGTTCTGTTAATGTTAATTTAAACGTAAATTCATCCACCACTTCTGTTTGGTCGATCATCGGAATAAACCCTAACCAGCCATGAATATCAACATTTTTTAATATCGCATCAAAGTTCTTTTTTACAATTTCAGCATTAAACTGTGTACCGTCAGAAAATTCAACATCTTGACGTAATGTGAAGACATATTCTTTTCCGTCGTCAGAAATGACCCATGATTCAGCTAGGTGGGGTTTTAATTCTCCTCCCTCTTCGTAGCTAACTAACGGTTCATAAATCATCGATTGTGCGAATAATTGAGATGGGTTATAAACATGTGGATTCATTTCCCCTATGTCTCTAGGCCAAGCTACAGTCAACTTATTTTTATTTTCATCAGAATTAGATGCATCTCCTGTTGATTGGCTTGTACAACCTAGTAAAGTTATTGATAAAATTAAGATAAATACAATTATAGATAAAGCTTGGTGTTTTTTTCTATGTATTGCCATCGTCATTTACCCTCTCTATTTTGGAATGATAATCATTATCAATTATAGAAATCGATCATTCAACTGTCAATAACAATTTGACAATGGGAGAAAAATGCACATTATAACTCAGATATGTTACATAGAAAAAAGCTTAAAGAACTTTTAGTCTTTAAGCTTTTCTTGTTAACGTCAGTTATTCTATTAACTCTAGCTTGTTAAAATTTAATCTTCCACAACACAAATAAGGCCTAACAAATGTTGTATGATTCCACATAAGAAGTTGCTTCACTTTTAATTTTTGATATAACATCCACTTTATTAAACTCCAAAGGCTCATTATCATATTTTAGTCTATCCACCATTTCGCTAATTTCGTACCATTCGAGCAAATCATTAGGATATGATAACTCAGTCCCTACAATGCAAAAAATTCTTTTAGCTAAATCGAACATTTCTGATTCATTAGCTTGTAATATTTCTCTTGCCAATAAACTAATATAGCTCCTTGCACTTGTTTCAAAACTAGGCTCCTGTATTTTCAGTTCCTTCAACGTTCTATGAAAATACGCCTCTACTTCAAACACATTCTCACTAAATGAAAAGGAAGCAATGATATGTAGAGAAGGCGATGATACATTATTTTCAATTAAACAGTATGACCATTTCACATAATCCTCTGTAGTAACCATTCTTTTGTTAATTTTATAGAATAAAGCGTTTGTATCCAATTTTTCAAGCCCCTTTATGATACTTTCCCTTCTTAATTACTGCAAGGTTAGTCATCAAAACTCCTCGTTCTAATAAAAATTTTTACTTATAAAGTCTATTATGACTATAAAACGAACCTTTAATCAGGACATTAGGGGGGTGTTAGCTCCCACCTAAATAGAGTTAGCTCTCCTCTCTATTTTGAGCCGAGAGGTTTACGGACGCTTACCTATAATAAACTTTAATATATTAAAAACACTTATAATATTTAGTAAACCTACTTGGCAAAAAAAGTCCTTTTCTTCTAGTTTTGCGACACTCAAGGTCTTTTTCTCATTTGAGTGTCCATGAAAGTGGGGTTCGCGCCACTCACCAGTTTTTTCTCGCTTGAGTGGTGCAGTATCGCCGTTTTCACGTCACTAACGGTCTCTTTCTCATTTGACTGGCGCAGTATCGCCTCTTCCACGTCACTCATGGTCTCTTTCTCGCTTGAGTGGCGCAGTATCGCCGTTTTCACGTCACTCACGGTCTCTTTCTCGCTTGAGTGGCGCAGTATCGCCGTTTTCACGTCACTCACGGTCTCTTTCTCATTTGAGTGGCGCAGTATCGCCGCTTTCACGTCACTCACGGTCTCTTTCTCGCTTGAGTGGTGCAGTATCGCCGTTTTCACGTCACTCACGATCTCTTTCTCATTTGAGTGGCGCAGTATCGCCGCTTTCACGTCACTCACGGTCTCTTTCTCGCTTGAGTGGTGCAGTATCGCCGTTTTCACGTCACTCACGGTCTCTTTCTCATTTGAGTGGCGCAGTATCGCCGCTTTCACGTCACTCACGGTCTCTTTCTCGCTTGAGTGGTGCAGTATCGCCGTTTTCAAGTCACTCACGATCTCTTTCTCATTTGAGTGGTGCAGTATGGCCGCTTTCACGTCACTCACGGTCTCTTTCTCGCTTGAGTGGTGCAGTATCGCCGTTTTCAAGTCACTCACGATCTCTTTCTCATTTGAGTGGCGCAGTATCGCCGCTTTCACGTCACTCACGGTCTCTTCCACATTTGAGTGGCGCAGTATCGCCGTTTTCGCGACACTCACGAGTTTTTTCTCGCTTGAGTGGCGCAGTATCGCCGCTTTCACGTCACTCACGGTCTCTTCCACATTTGAGTGGCGCAGTATCGCCGTTTTCGCGACACTCACGAGTTTTTCCTCGCTTGAGTGGCGCAGTATCGCCGTTTTCACGTCACTCACGGTCTCTTTCTCATTTGACTGGCACAGTATGGGTGTTTTCGCGTTAATCATAATCGTGTTGAAAATGCAATTGTGACATTCATTCGGTTAGTATTTAAATAAAACTTTTCCTAAAATATTTTCAATTGGAATAGGACCTATATCTCTGCTGTCATGACTATAATTCCTATTATCACCCATTACGAAAACGTGGTCTTTTGGCACTTCAATTGTCTCAAAAGGAAACAGCATGCCTTCCTTTATATAGTCCTCTTCTAATGCCTTTCCGTTACGATAGATTTTACCATCTATGTATTCTAATAAATCACCTGGTTCTCCTATCACTCTTTTAATCCAATAATTTGTTTCATTATAATCGCTGTCCAAAATCTTCCTCACAATAGGACTTTCAAATAAGTTGTCCTTCATCGTTCTTTCTTTGCTTAGTCGACTATCAATAATCACAACATCGTTATACGTTGGTTCTCCACCAAGAGTATAACTGCTTTTTAACACCATGACACGGTCTCCACTTTCATTATCTTCGTCTGGATCTTTTCCATCTAGCGTTGGCTCCATTGAACTCCCCATAACTGAAAAAGGCTGAATGACAAATGCACTTAATATGATCGATAACGTTATTGCAAACAAAAGGGCTTTACTCCAACTCACAACTTCTGAAACTATTTTAGACAATTCTTTTCCTCCTTTAAAATAATTATCAAATTTTATAAAGCTATGCTTCAATCAGTGGGGGTTTTACTGCCCCTTAAGTGTGGGATAAAACGAACCTTCATTCAGTGCCGTTTTCATCTAACTTTTATATAATTTGTCGTTAAGTCATCAAGACATTAGTTGTTCGTTAACGCTTAAATAGTTTCTGAAACAATGAGTCAGGCCGAGGCTAGAACCTAGTAAAGATTATATTTCATATTTTTCTAAGGTAACCTCTTCATTTGAATTTTTTATAACTATATCGAAATTCTTATGATACGTGTGCATTAATATTCTTTAGCTTTTCTTCTTTAATTTAAAAACGATAAAATCAGCACACCTAAAATCTTCTTCAAAAGAAGGATATTTTTTTAACATCTCTATTGATGGCTTCGGTTCCACTATACTTTCTAAAACAAAGCCTGTTTTAATTAAAGAGTTTATATAACTTGTTAACGTTCTATGGAATAATATCATTTTTTCTTTATCACCTAAGGGTTGTTCATATGCCCCCTCATAAAAATATTTATCTACATTCCAATGCAACTTTTTACCTTCTTTTGTTTTCTCCCAGCCACTTTCTGGCGTTACAAAGCAAGGGTGTAAAATGGAAAAAATAAAACAACCTCCATCTACTAACAGCCGATACATTTCTTGAAAAGCTTTTTCATAATTCGCAAGGTCTTGAATAACCATATTGGATACTATTAAATCGAAAACCTCATCTTCAAAAAAGTTCAATGTCTCACAGTTCCCATGCCTAAAATCAATTTTCAAATCTTTTGGAGTTCTTTCTTCGGCAATTTCTAGCATTCGTGGTGAATAATCTATAGCAGTTACTTTGGCTTCAGATTTAGCTAACATTCTACTTAGATATCCTTCTCCACACCCAGCATCTAGAATTTTCTTATTATTTACAGCTCCCATAAGTGAGAATAAAGTCGGATTTAAAAAAACTTCTTTATGAATGTCTCCTTGTTCGGTATGAGTTGCTGAATACGTATCCGCAAACCTATTCCATCTTTTTATTGCTTCTTCGGTACCAATATTCGCCTTCACCATTACGCCCCTTTTCATTACCTTAACTTTCTCCATACCATACTTTAATAATTCGGTTATCTCCCTCATATTCCCGGCACAGTTCTTAAAAACCTTCTACAAAACCTAAACTATTTAGTCAACCAGAATAACGATTAGTTGAATAATTCAAGTATGTATTTTGATGAGAGAATACTCCTCAGTTCCCATCAATATTTATTAAATTCGCACCTATATTCAAAATACACTCCTGAATCTTTGTCTTCTTCTATCACATTCATGATGTTCCCATAAGCCTAAAGTGTCAGATAGTACCAAAAGTAGGAAGTCATATCTTCCAACATTTCTCTTAATAGGCTTATAGTAATTATGAACACCAATTTTTCTAACAAGTTTAAGGTTCGACAAATCTGTTTCCTCTAATATTTCACGATGTAGCGTATCCACTATATTTTCATTGTCCTCTACTATCAATAATCACGACATCATTATTCTTTGGCTATCCACAAAAAGTGTCGCTACTTTTTAATCCCATTACACGGTCTTCACTATTTTAACATCAGTTGTTGCACTCAAGTGGCCATTACAATAAGCTTAAGTAACTACCTTACTTGATACAAATCCATCGATTTCAGTCTCGACAAGAATGTCATACTCTCCTCTGTTTTTACCGCCCAATTAGGCTATGCGTTCCACCAACGCACTCGACTGTAGAACGTATCGTTGTACTGTGCAGTAAATAATTTTTTTGTCTTGTTTATTCAACATTAGCACCCGTTTGTGGCTATCCGTTTTCTTATATCTGGCATATGAAGATGACGTTTAGTATAGCTTACCTTTTGTTAATATAATTGCTTTCCCGCCTACCATAACTCTTGGATTATCTTTATTAATTAATTTTGTAATGATATTAGAAGGTCTGCCCATACTATACCCCTGAAGAAAAGAGTACTCTTGATTAAAATTATTTAATACGTGGTTATTAAATAGATAATATGTTAAGGCCCCATTCGAAGTACCTGTTGCGGCTTCCTCATCAATACCATAGAGTGGGCAAAAGTTTCTACTCTCTGCTATACCTTTTATTG
The DNA window shown above is from Salipaludibacillus agaradhaerens and carries:
- the nikC gene encoding nickel ABC transporter permease subunit NikC; amino-acid sequence: MIARARAIVKSQKVIVFSSLILLVLFFIMIFAPWLAPHDPTTVNLVHKLQPPSLDYPLGTDHLGRCTLSRILYGARVSLGFATLIFLSALGIGLIIGLIAGFKGGWIDQVLMRFADGVMAFPSLLLVLGLVGIWGAGLRQVVLALIFVQWVYYARIIRGVVLSLKEQNYITAAKITGSSQWKIMTKHIIPNVLPPLAVMGTLEMGWAIMHLSSMSFLGLGVQPPTPEWGAMIHEGKSYIRTHPSLMIYPGLMIMLVVVTFNLLGESLSERFGIKRRY
- the nikA gene encoding nickel ABC transporter substrate-binding protein, producing the protein MAIHRKKHQALSIIVFILILSITLLGCTSQSTGDASNSDENKNKLTVAWPRDIGEMNPHVYNPSQLFAQSMIYEPLVSYEEGGELKPHLAESWVISDDGKEYVFTLRQDVEFSDGTQFNAEIVKKNFDAILKNVDIHGWLGFIPMIDQTEVVDEFTFKLTLTEPYYPTIQELAVVRPVRFLGEAGFPEDEDTSKGVAESVGTGPWVLDDYKADEFATFKRNENYWGEIPSVEEIKVKVIPDAETRVLAFEKGDVDLVYGEGVISFDSFIQLESTGSYETSISEPVATRQLVMNTNVEQLSDSRVREALHYGINKEALVEGVTSGLEEKADYILSPNLPYTSNVDVTTVDYNIEKAKQLLDEAGWELPEGKNIREKDGEPLEFDLMFNSAESIQKTMAEALQSEWAELGVKLNIDGVELATQVERFGENEFDMNFYSNYGAPYDPHTFVNIVATEGFGFNEAISAYPNKDEILQQIEAVKQTTDENERQELYTSILGSLQEQGAIVPISYISNVAIYQKNVSNFTFSANRDAHPFEGIAIEE
- a CDS encoding class I SAM-dependent methyltransferase, producing the protein MVKANIGTEEAIKRWNRFADTYSATHTEQGDIHKEVFLNPTLFSLMGAVNNKKILDAGCGEGYLSRMLAKSEAKVTAIDYSPRMLEIAEERTPKDLKIDFRHGNCETLNFFEDEVFDLIVSNMVIQDLANYEKAFQEMYRLLVDGGCFIFSILHPCFVTPESGWEKTKEGKKLHWNVDKYFYEGAYEQPLGDKEKMILFHRTLTSYINSLIKTGFVLESIVEPKPSIEMLKKYPSFEEDFRCADFIVFKLKKKS
- the nikE gene encoding nickel import ATP-binding protein NikE codes for the protein MSLLEVKEVYHSYQPKRFLIRKGQSNRVLNDISLSIEQGTCLGLLGASGAGKSTLGKVILGIQRPQQGQVLFQGHDIYQTDKHTQRKLRRDLQVVFQDSYSSFNPRMTAEHIIREPLDNYEKLSVSETKRTVIWLLEKVGLSEGDLKKYPYQFSGGQLQRINIARAIALKPKLIVLDESVSSLDMVTQTLILELLRDLKDDFGLSYLFITHDIKAAFYISNKLAVLEKGALIAHYESKDQFFKSNHPAVKQMRNAMLAEHPRDRSVTKKTNVE
- a CDS encoding NUDIX domain-containing protein; the protein is MIVEDNENIVDTLHREILEETDLSNLKLVRKIGVHNYYKPIKRNVGRYDFLLLVLSDTLGLWEHHECDRRRQRFRSVF
- a CDS encoding ABC transporter ATP-binding protein, producing the protein MEEKDQSILRVKDLSVQVKTKDCMVPLVQNVHFEIDQGKILGLVGESGSGKTVTSMAILQLLDRDNVDIQGSMTLKGKELNGLNNMREIRGKDIAFITQNPMNAFTPVFTVGQQFVETIRAHNYSLTKKEAKELAIDVMRDVNLPDPAKILKNYPFQLSGGMLQRVMIAMAACLHPTVIIADEPTTALDLHNQLLVLRLLDKIRSEYGTSILLISHDLGVIAEMADDVAVMKQGKIVEKANVFDLFDHPQHEYTKKLLRTRPTIQV
- the nikB gene encoding nickel ABC transporter permease subunit NikB; amino-acid sequence: MGNYIVKRMMTIIPIFLFATLLTFGMIHLSPVDPAEAYLTAAHIQPTDEILAQKRQEFGLDQPLLVQYVNSVIQISKLDFGVSYVTNKPVWEEVSSRIPATIQLTVGSLIIAILVSVPIGFLAGLKKNSGIDHFSRFLSFFGASIPSFWFGYLLIFFFSVRLDLFPVEGIGTWKHLVLPSLTLALPLIALYTRLLRASVLENLQEPYVLYARARGLHEKVIMGKYLLRVAISPMITGLGMNLGILMTGAIIVEAVFSWPGFGRYFIEAIFNRDVPVIQCYVLLSAGLFLISNLVVDLIQMYIDPRISRKGRQLR
- a CDS encoding beta-glucosidase, producing MEIQKQTLQVLLASHFPIETSLASTWNKNLVTKVGKAIGNEVKEYGLDILLAPALNLHRNPLGGRNFEYFSEDPLLTGKMAVSYINGVQSNDVGATIKHFVANNQETNRTDIDTIVSQRALRELYLKGFEIAIKEANPWAVMSAYNKVNSTHASENKELLTTVLRDDWDFKGFVMTDWFAGTDPIAQMIAGNDLIMPGDSITLTEFMNALKNSTIDEKILDRDHITEIMNAVKNGTLDESILDRNIRKILNILVKTPSFKRYQHSDNPNLQKNAEISRRAGSEGMVLLKNIHKTLPLDENAKIGLFGNSQIETIRGGTGSGYVNAPYTISIADGLKNRGFTVNNDLLQSYKSYITTLRHQEEYKIKPSVLGSEFGLEIPTIPEKPLKAKEIKKTVKETDVGVVVIGRISGEFEDRKNEKGDFLLTDREQDMITNVTNEYHASGKKVIVILNIGGPIEVASWRDKPDAILLAWQPGQEAGFAVADVISGLVNPSGKLPTTFPMAYNDVPSAKNFPGTPEENPEKVVYEEDIFMGYRYFTTFDIEPAYEFGYGLSYTTFHFPKVKVKKSKDEVKVSVTVENSGDISGKEVVQVYLSAPDNKLEKPAIELKAFGKTKQLKPKEKDTLKFQLGLKDLASFDEERSAWVVEKGPYQIKVGASSENIYETVIFEVEEDMLVEKVNDILKPKIEINKLSK
- the lepB gene encoding signal peptidase I is translated as MSKIVSEVVSWSKALLFAITLSIILSAFVIQPFSVMGSSMEPTLDGKDPDEDNESGDRVMVLKSSYTLGGEPTYNDVVIIDSRLSKERTMKDNLFESPIVRKILDSDYNETNYWIKRVIGEPGDLLEYIDGKIYRNGKALEEDYIKEGMLFPFETIEVPKDHVFVMGDNRNYSHDSRDIGPIPIENILGKVLFKY